The window CCCGTTCGTGCGCAGCAGCCTCTCGCCGTCCTCCGTCACCGCGATGACCAGCCCGAGGCCGGCAATCGTCTCGCGCGCGACATAGCCGCGGTCGGCGGCGTCTTCCCAGATGGTCAGGCGCGGGCACGAGGTCTTCCAGGTCGCGATCACCTCGGCATAGGCGCGCGGCTCGCGCGCAACCCATTCAACGAAGTCCAGCACCAGCGGGTCGGCAGTCTCGCTCATTGCAAACCTCCCTTGTCGAAGGCTGCCAGCACGGGCGTGCGGACCAGCAGCCAGCTGCCATAGGCGACGTAGTAGCAGGCGATGGTGGTGATCAGCTTCATCGACCAGGCCACGAATTGCTGGTCGGTCATGGCTTCCAGGATGCGCCGCGCCAGCGTGGTGCCGAGCATCGAGGCCGCGATCGCGACCCCGGCGAGCACGGGATCGAGCGTCGCCGCCTGGTCGATCACGCCGCCGAAATAGATCAGCTTGGTGAAATGGCTGACGAGCTGGCACATCGCCTTGGTCGCCACCTTCTCGCGCCGGCCGAAATCGCCGCCGAGGAAGAAGGTGTCGAGCAGCGGCCCCGACACGCCGGTCATCAGCATGAGGCCCATGCAGATCGTGCCGTAGACGGTGCCCTGCCCGAGACGGTCGGGATCCGGCTTGATGTTCGCGGGCAGCAGCCGCGCCATGAACGGGGTGATGCCGAGCAGCAGCAGTGCGACCGGCTTGTCCGGCACGTAGCGCGTGAGCGACCACGCCGCGAGCGCGACAGCGGCGCCGACCATATAGTTTGCGACCGGCCGCCAGCGGATATGCGCGCGCCAGAGAAAGGCGCGCCAGCCGTTCGAGGCCATCTGCGTGATCGCATGCAACACCATCGCGGTCGGCAGCGGCATCAAGGCCAGCAGCACGCCGATCAGGATCAGCCCGCCCGCCATC of the Bradyrhizobium sp. WSM1417 genome contains:
- a CDS encoding sulfite exporter TauE/SafE family protein: MTPIMIAALGLLMVGTAFLSGLFGMAGGLILIGVLLALMPLPTAMVLHAITQMASNGWRAFLWRAHIRWRPVANYMVGAAVALAAWSLTRYVPDKPVALLLLGITPFMARLLPANIKPDPDRLGQGTVYGTICMGLMLMTGVSGPLLDTFFLGGDFGRREKVATKAMCQLVSHFTKLIYFGGVIDQAATLDPVLAGVAIAASMLGTTLARRILEAMTDQQFVAWSMKLITTIACYYVAYGSWLLVRTPVLAAFDKGGLQ